Proteins from a genomic interval of Sphingobacterium sp. SYP-B4668:
- a CDS encoding ferritin gives MKDLLKLKSSLTKEIEDILNAQIKVEAHSSSLYLAMSSWCDEQGLDFSADFFAKQSNEEREHMLKLFNYINNRGGRAISPEITGIPVDFESFRSVFEQTLEQEMFVTEQFNNIADRCMKAKDYVTFNFVQWFLEEQVEEEYVARRILDMFDVIGEEGTGRWEIDKHVNKVAFKGE, from the coding sequence ATGAAAGATTTATTGAAATTAAAATCATCCCTAACAAAGGAGATTGAGGATATATTGAATGCTCAGATTAAAGTAGAAGCGCACTCGTCATCATTGTATTTGGCAATGTCTTCATGGTGTGACGAACAAGGTCTGGACTTCAGTGCTGATTTCTTCGCAAAACAATCAAATGAAGAGCGTGAGCACATGTTGAAGTTGTTTAATTATATTAATAATAGAGGCGGTCGTGCTATATCTCCGGAGATCACAGGTATCCCTGTTGACTTCGAATCCTTCAGAAGTGTATTTGAGCAGACCTTGGAGCAAGAGATGTTTGTTACTGAACAATTTAATAACATTGCCGATAGATGTATGAAGGCTAAGGACTACGTGACCTTCAATTTTGTTCAATGGTTCTTGGAAGAGCAAGTGGAAGAAGAATATGTTGCTAGACGTATATTGGACATGTTTGATGTCATCGGTGAAGAAGGTACAGGACGCTGGGAAATTGACAAACACGTTAATAAAGTCGCATTCAAAGGCGAATAG
- the hpf gene encoding ribosome hibernation-promoting factor, HPF/YfiA family yields MNITVQSIKFDADQKLVDFIKRKTSKLEQFLDNIIEGVCYLRLENVEDEANKIVELKINVPGSQLFAKAQAKTFEEATDLTVESIRRQINKHKTKTRTAVSNHKELLNSEEEEF; encoded by the coding sequence ATGAACATTACTGTGCAATCCATCAAATTTGATGCTGATCAAAAACTTGTTGATTTCATCAAAAGAAAAACATCTAAATTGGAACAGTTTTTAGATAACATTATCGAAGGGGTGTGCTACCTGAGATTGGAAAACGTGGAAGATGAGGCAAATAAAATTGTTGAACTGAAAATAAATGTACCCGGAAGTCAGTTGTTTGCTAAGGCGCAGGCCAAGACCTTCGAAGAGGCTACGGATCTGACTGTAGAATCAATTCGTAGACAGATAAATAAACATAAGACCAAAACGCGAACTGCGGTTAGCAATCATAAAGAGTTGCTCAATTCCGAAGAGGAGGAATTTTAG
- a CDS encoding tyrosine-type recombinase/integrase translates to MYKERFLNFLRFEKRSSKHTVEAYAHELAMFFDFLTKNAVGEEEVDYRVIRMYLSQLMEDGRMASSINRSISALRSFYKFLLRESLVVQNPTVLIKALKTPKRLPTIVEKDKMVKLLDRIDMVESTFAEKRDFIVLELLFGTGIRLSELLQIKIVDIDFYNKNILILGKRNKERLVPVNQTLHDKLKEYVHQLNEEKNDNKTSFLIVTNEGKQSYPKMIYRIVQRYLSEITSQKKRSPHVLRHTFATALLDNGADLNAIKELLGHAGLAATQVYTHNSVERLKSVYKQAHPKA, encoded by the coding sequence ATGTATAAAGAGCGTTTCTTGAATTTTCTACGTTTTGAAAAGCGATCATCGAAGCATACTGTAGAAGCCTACGCTCATGAGCTGGCCATGTTTTTTGATTTCTTGACAAAAAATGCTGTGGGAGAGGAGGAGGTGGATTACCGTGTGATTAGAATGTACCTTTCGCAGTTGATGGAAGATGGCAGGATGGCATCATCTATTAACAGATCTATTTCTGCTTTGCGGTCATTTTATAAGTTTCTCTTACGAGAATCATTGGTCGTACAAAATCCTACAGTACTTATCAAGGCATTGAAAACTCCAAAACGACTTCCTACAATTGTAGAAAAAGACAAGATGGTGAAGCTCTTGGATCGGATAGACATGGTGGAATCTACCTTTGCAGAAAAGCGTGATTTTATCGTATTGGAATTGTTATTTGGGACTGGTATACGGCTGTCCGAACTTTTGCAAATAAAGATTGTTGATATTGATTTTTATAATAAAAATATTCTTATATTAGGGAAAAGGAACAAGGAGAGGCTTGTTCCGGTCAACCAAACCCTTCATGACAAATTAAAGGAATATGTCCATCAATTAAATGAAGAAAAAAATGACAACAAAACATCGTTCTTAATCGTTACTAATGAGGGGAAGCAATCTTATCCGAAAATGATTTATCGAATAGTGCAGCGATATCTGAGCGAGATTACTTCTCAAAAAAAGAGAAGTCCTCACGTGCTTAGACATACTTTTGCGACCGCACTATTGGACAACGGAGCAGATTTAAACGCTATCAAAGAGTTGTTGGGCCATGCAGGCCTGGCGGCCACCCAGGTGTACACGCATAATTCAGTTGAGAGATTAAAATCAGTTTATAAACAAGCTCATCCAAAGGCTTAA
- the fbaA gene encoding class II fructose-bisphosphate aldolase has protein sequence MSLKDFKGVLTGDQVQELFEIAKKHKFALPAVNIIGTNSINAVMETAKAVNSPVIIQLSNGGAQFYAGKTLNNDNLKACVLGAVSAAQHVHLLAEHYGVAVILHTDHAAKKLLPWIDGLLDAGEKFFAQHGKPLFSSHMLDLSEESIEENIEISKKYLERMKPLGMTIEIELGVTGGEEDGVDNSDVDSSKLYTQPEEVAYAFEELSKVSDKFTVAAAFGNVHGVYKPGNVKLQPVILHNSQEFVKSKFNLSAEKPINFVFHGGSGSAPSEIEEALSYGAVKMNIDTDMQWAFWDGVRAYEAKNHDYLQGQIGSPEGSDSPNKKYYDPRVWLRKGEEAFVARLKQAFEELNAIDVNTKL, from the coding sequence ATGAGCCTAAAAGATTTTAAAGGTGTGTTGACCGGTGATCAAGTTCAGGAATTATTTGAAATTGCCAAAAAACACAAATTTGCGTTACCAGCGGTTAATATTATTGGAACTAATTCCATTAATGCAGTAATGGAAACGGCTAAAGCCGTTAACTCCCCGGTTATTATTCAATTGTCAAATGGTGGCGCACAGTTTTACGCTGGTAAAACGTTGAATAACGACAATTTGAAAGCATGTGTGCTTGGTGCAGTATCTGCTGCTCAACACGTTCACCTTTTGGCGGAACATTACGGTGTTGCTGTAATCCTACATACTGACCATGCTGCAAAAAAATTGTTGCCTTGGATCGATGGATTGTTGGACGCGGGCGAGAAATTTTTTGCGCAACACGGTAAGCCCTTGTTTTCTTCGCACATGCTAGATCTTTCAGAAGAATCTATCGAAGAGAATATTGAAATTTCTAAAAAGTATTTAGAGCGCATGAAGCCGCTAGGAATGACTATCGAGATTGAACTTGGTGTAACAGGTGGTGAAGAGGATGGTGTCGATAATTCGGATGTAGATAGCTCTAAGTTATATACACAGCCAGAGGAAGTTGCTTATGCGTTTGAAGAGCTTTCTAAAGTGTCTGATAAATTTACAGTTGCTGCTGCTTTTGGGAACGTACATGGTGTATATAAGCCTGGAAACGTCAAATTACAGCCTGTAATCCTTCATAATTCGCAAGAGTTTGTAAAGTCTAAATTCAATCTTTCTGCTGAGAAGCCAATTAATTTTGTTTTTCATGGTGGGTCTGGGTCTGCTCCTTCCGAGATTGAAGAGGCATTGTCTTATGGCGCTGTTAAGATGAACATCGATACTGACATGCAGTGGGCATTTTGGGATGGCGTACGCGCTTATGAAGCTAAGAACCACGATTACTTGCAAGGCCAAATCGGCAGTCCAGAGGGAAGTGATTCTCCGAATAAGAAATACTATGACCCGCGGGTATGGTTGCGTAAGGGAGAAGAAGCATTTGTGGCTCGTTTGAAACAAGCTTTCGAAGAGCTTAATGCAATAGATGTAAATACAAAATTGTAG
- a CDS encoding Spx/MgsR family RNA polymerase-binding regulatory protein, producing the protein MLHVYGIKNCNTVKKALDYLGEKKIEYVFHDFKKEGVSKEKLQSWETIVDWEKLVNKKGTTWKKLTDSEKATVVDADSANQILISNTSMIKRPVIEYSSGILLGFDQLEYDENLK; encoded by the coding sequence ATGCTTCACGTTTACGGAATCAAAAATTGCAATACAGTCAAGAAGGCGTTAGATTATCTTGGTGAAAAAAAAATAGAATATGTCTTCCATGATTTCAAAAAAGAGGGAGTCTCTAAGGAAAAGCTACAGTCTTGGGAAACAATTGTAGATTGGGAAAAATTAGTCAATAAAAAAGGTACGACCTGGAAAAAGCTAACAGATTCGGAAAAAGCCACAGTGGTGGATGCTGACTCTGCTAACCAAATCTTGATTTCCAATACCAGTATGATTAAAAGACCGGTAATTGAATATTCATCGGGAATACTTCTGGGCTTTGATCAGCTTGAATACGATGAAAATTTAAAATAG
- a CDS encoding M1 family metallopeptidase, translating to MRKTKLFTSMLVGLLGSSSTNSVAQLAQSNYNYTQAFNPSFYSSNGNVYRSASGRPGHLYWQNRADYAIKASIDASNNRVSGNVVISYTNNSPDDLDFLWLQLDQNLFQTDSRGQNTVPQTNSRYGEAASDFEGGYELTAVTTNNTPLSYTISDTRMKIDLPNALKSNGGQIQFSINYAYTIPKYGADRTGILSTSNGDIYSIAQWYPRLAVYDDILGWNTDPYSGPGEFYLEYGDFEVEITAPADHIVVMGGELLNPAEVWTNEQLKRYQQAQKSNETIIIRSAAEVLQPSSRPNKNTLTWKYKLQNARDVAWASSKAFIIDGAKINLPSGKTSFALSAYPVESDGQQAWSRSTEYTKSSIEYYSKKWFEYPYPAAVNVASNVGGMEYPGISFCGSKAKNDGLWGVTDHEFGHNWFPMIVGSNERSHGWMDEGFNTFINGLSREAFNNGEYNKTIGNRNKMARAFDSPGLEPIMSTPQNMKERNIGTLVYYKPGYGLRLLRDEVIGAERFDEAFKTYIKYWAYKHPTPNDFFRTIENVTGENLSWFWRGWFQYNWKLDQSIDKVEYINFDAANGALITISNLEKLPMPVVIEATTVSGKKIRKKLPVDIWQRNTSWTFKLDSQEKLNAVVIDPDNVYPDVNPENNSWPKR from the coding sequence ATGAGAAAAACAAAATTATTCACTTCAATGTTAGTTGGGCTATTAGGATCAAGTTCGACAAATAGTGTGGCCCAGCTTGCGCAAAGTAATTACAATTATACACAAGCCTTTAATCCCTCGTTCTACTCATCCAATGGAAATGTGTATCGTTCCGCTAGCGGACGACCTGGTCATTTGTATTGGCAAAACCGGGCTGATTATGCGATAAAGGCCTCTATAGATGCCAGCAACAATCGCGTGAGTGGCAATGTGGTAATCTCTTACACCAATAATAGCCCTGATGATTTGGACTTTCTCTGGCTCCAACTAGACCAAAATCTCTTCCAGACCGATTCTCGTGGTCAAAATACCGTACCGCAGACCAATAGTCGATATGGCGAAGCAGCCTCTGATTTTGAAGGAGGTTATGAGCTCACTGCGGTAACGACCAACAATACACCACTTTCCTATACGATAAGCGATACTCGTATGAAGATAGACCTTCCGAATGCATTAAAATCAAACGGTGGTCAGATTCAATTTTCAATAAACTATGCCTACACCATTCCAAAGTACGGTGCGGATCGTACTGGCATATTATCGACTAGTAATGGTGATATCTACTCGATTGCACAATGGTACCCAAGATTAGCAGTATATGATGATATTTTAGGCTGGAATACTGATCCTTATTCAGGTCCAGGTGAATTTTACTTAGAATATGGTGATTTTGAAGTTGAGATTACAGCGCCTGCAGACCATATAGTCGTTATGGGTGGAGAGTTGCTAAACCCAGCAGAAGTGTGGACTAACGAACAACTGAAGCGTTATCAACAAGCTCAAAAATCGAATGAAACCATTATCATCCGCAGTGCAGCAGAAGTTCTACAACCTAGTTCACGTCCCAACAAAAATACCCTTACTTGGAAATATAAGTTACAAAATGCACGGGATGTTGCTTGGGCGTCTTCAAAGGCTTTTATCATAGATGGTGCAAAAATAAATCTTCCAAGTGGCAAGACTTCCTTCGCTCTATCGGCCTATCCCGTAGAAAGTGACGGTCAGCAAGCCTGGTCCCGATCTACAGAATACACCAAGTCATCAATAGAGTATTATTCCAAGAAATGGTTCGAATACCCCTACCCTGCCGCTGTAAATGTAGCCTCTAATGTTGGTGGTATGGAATACCCGGGGATTTCTTTTTGTGGTTCCAAAGCTAAAAATGATGGACTATGGGGGGTTACAGATCATGAATTTGGCCACAATTGGTTCCCGATGATTGTAGGCTCCAATGAAAGGTCTCACGGCTGGATGGACGAAGGTTTTAATACCTTCATCAATGGATTATCTCGCGAAGCCTTCAACAATGGAGAATACAATAAGACTATTGGCAACCGTAATAAAATGGCCAGAGCATTTGACTCACCGGGCTTAGAGCCCATTATGTCCACTCCTCAAAACATGAAGGAGCGTAATATTGGTACGCTTGTATATTACAAGCCTGGATACGGATTGCGACTACTTCGTGACGAGGTCATTGGTGCCGAAAGATTTGATGAAGCCTTTAAGACCTATATCAAATATTGGGCTTATAAACATCCGACACCGAATGATTTTTTTAGAACTATAGAAAATGTAACTGGCGAAAACTTAAGTTGGTTTTGGAGAGGCTGGTTTCAATACAATTGGAAACTAGACCAATCCATCGATAAGGTCGAATATATCAATTTTGACGCCGCAAATGGCGCATTAATCACCATCAGTAACTTGGAAAAATTGCCAATGCCTGTTGTAATCGAGGCGACAACAGTCTCCGGTAAGAAAATCAGAAAAAAACTACCCGTAGACATCTGGCAACGCAATACCTCCTGGACATTTAAGCTTGATTCCCAAGAAAAATTAAACGCCGTAGTCATCGACCCAGACAATGTCTATCCGGATGTTAACCCTGAAAATAATAGTTGGCCGAAGCGATAG
- a CDS encoding Rrf2 family transcriptional regulator, producing MFNNLNFATATHIVALLALNKHDWTPSSYISGSVNVNAVIIRKEIKKLKESGLIISKEGKNGGVRLADNIHSKTLADVYVASQQDTDTGKYNNPNLSCVVGKSINSYLKNIYDITASQTIAHLRHYRISDIQLFFTPK from the coding sequence ATGTTCAACAATCTTAATTTCGCTACGGCAACTCATATCGTGGCTCTTCTCGCACTTAATAAGCACGATTGGACACCTTCTTCTTACATATCGGGCAGTGTAAATGTCAATGCAGTTATCATTCGTAAAGAAATAAAGAAACTTAAGGAGTCAGGATTGATTATCAGTAAAGAAGGTAAAAATGGAGGCGTTAGACTTGCGGACAATATCCATTCTAAAACGCTCGCTGATGTCTATGTAGCCTCTCAACAAGATACCGATACAGGCAAATACAACAATCCCAACCTAAGCTGTGTCGTAGGAAAAAGCATCAATAGCTATTTAAAGAATATTTATGACATAACTGCAAGCCAAACCATTGCCCATCTACGTCACTACCGTATTTCAGATATACAGCTTTTTTTCACACCCAAATAA
- a CDS encoding NAD(P)-dependent oxidoreductase, whose protein sequence is MKVTLIGATGFVGSSILKELIARGHDVTAVARNVSKIEKTQGVHPVDADIMDSDALSKLIQGSDAVISAYNAGWSNPNIYEDYSRGAKAIQEATQQSGVKRLIVVGGAGSLLTADGTRIVDGSGFPASIKPGALAAADYYDVLKKNTALDWTLFSPAIELNDEKSRGEYRTDLDHPVLDSNSRSRLSVSDAAIAIVDELEKPQFIQKRFTAGY, encoded by the coding sequence ATGAAAGTAACACTAATAGGAGCCACTGGATTCGTAGGATCAAGCATCCTAAAAGAACTAATAGCACGCGGTCACGATGTGACTGCCGTAGCGAGGAACGTAAGTAAAATCGAAAAAACACAAGGGGTCCATCCCGTGGATGCTGACATCATGGACAGCGATGCGCTAAGTAAGCTAATTCAAGGAAGCGACGCTGTCATTTCCGCATACAATGCTGGCTGGAGCAACCCAAATATATACGAAGATTATTCCCGTGGCGCAAAAGCCATCCAAGAGGCAACGCAACAATCTGGAGTGAAAAGATTAATAGTTGTTGGTGGAGCAGGCAGTCTATTAACCGCTGATGGCACGCGTATCGTTGACGGCAGCGGATTCCCGGCTAGTATTAAACCTGGGGCCTTAGCAGCTGCCGATTATTATGATGTGCTTAAAAAAAACACAGCATTGGATTGGACCCTTTTTAGCCCGGCAATCGAATTAAATGATGAAAAAAGTCGTGGAGAATACCGCACAGACCTTGATCACCCAGTCCTAGACAGCAACTCACGTTCTAGACTATCTGTCTCTGATGCAGCAATTGCAATTGTTGATGAATTGGAAAAGCCACAATTTATCCAAAAGCGCTTCACGGCAGGTTATTAA
- a CDS encoding amino acid permease — MLFKKSITKLVSEAHESGEHTLKRTLSSTGLVALGVGAIIGAGLFSLTGMAAADNAGPAVMLSFIIAATGCAFAGLCYAEFASMIPVAGSAYTYSYATMGELMAWIIGWDLVLEYALASATVAVSWSQYVAELIRIFGLNIPDYLLHGPWEGGYINIPAIIIVCLLSLLLIRGTQESSMVNNILVILKVSVVLIFIGLGWAFINPANHTPFIPVNEGEELLKSGKLSWGEFFKEGYFGSYGISGVLRAAGVLFFAFVGFDAVSTAAQEAKNPKKGMPIGIIGSLLICTVLYVLFAYVMTGLAHYSEFKGDAKPVATAFAKTGYHFLNTALIITIISGYTSVILVMLLGQSRVFYSMSKDGLLPAFFSHLSKRQTPWKTNVIFMVFVSLFAGFVPVSDLGHMVSIGTLFAFTLVCIGILVLRKTNPDIERPFKTPLVPLIPILGIIVCVLMMASLPVESWERLGIWLGLGLIIYFVYGKKHSKIRKEYEEGLNK, encoded by the coding sequence ATGCTATTCAAGAAATCGATTACTAAACTCGTCTCAGAAGCCCATGAAAGCGGCGAGCATACACTGAAACGGACACTATCCAGTACAGGACTCGTTGCGTTAGGTGTTGGCGCTATTATAGGTGCTGGATTATTCTCGCTTACAGGTATGGCCGCTGCCGACAATGCGGGGCCTGCAGTAATGCTATCCTTCATCATTGCTGCTACCGGCTGCGCTTTTGCAGGACTCTGTTACGCTGAATTTGCTTCTATGATCCCAGTGGCAGGGAGCGCATATACCTATTCTTACGCAACCATGGGTGAATTAATGGCCTGGATCATCGGATGGGATCTTGTTTTAGAGTATGCCCTCGCCAGTGCTACGGTAGCGGTAAGTTGGTCCCAATATGTGGCCGAATTGATTCGTATCTTTGGCCTCAATATACCCGACTACCTTCTGCATGGTCCTTGGGAAGGGGGCTATATCAATATCCCTGCAATTATTATCGTATGTTTGCTTTCCTTATTGCTCATAAGAGGTACACAAGAGTCATCCATGGTGAATAACATTTTGGTTATTTTAAAAGTTTCGGTGGTTTTGATTTTTATCGGCTTAGGTTGGGCTTTTATCAATCCAGCTAACCATACCCCTTTCATTCCTGTCAATGAAGGAGAAGAGCTTTTGAAAAGTGGCAAGTTGTCTTGGGGAGAATTCTTCAAAGAAGGGTATTTCGGCAGCTATGGTATATCAGGTGTACTGCGGGCGGCAGGGGTCTTATTTTTTGCATTTGTAGGGTTTGACGCTGTCAGCACTGCCGCTCAAGAAGCTAAGAATCCAAAAAAGGGAATGCCTATTGGAATAATAGGTTCTCTACTCATCTGCACTGTACTATATGTATTATTCGCATATGTGATGACAGGTTTAGCGCATTATTCCGAATTTAAAGGTGATGCCAAACCCGTTGCAACCGCATTCGCCAAGACAGGATATCATTTTCTTAACACTGCACTAATCATTACCATTATCAGTGGATATACATCTGTTATTCTCGTGATGCTATTAGGTCAAAGTCGTGTGTTCTATTCCATGAGTAAGGATGGTTTATTACCAGCCTTCTTTTCCCACCTTTCAAAAAGACAAACACCATGGAAAACAAATGTTATATTCATGGTATTCGTGAGTTTATTTGCTGGATTCGTGCCAGTATCTGACTTGGGCCATATGGTAAGTATCGGCACTTTATTTGCCTTTACATTGGTTTGTATTGGTATTCTTGTACTCAGAAAGACAAACCCAGATATAGAACGCCCTTTCAAGACACCATTGGTGCCGCTCATACCAATATTAGGCATCATTGTATGTGTATTGATGATGGCCTCGCTACCAGTGGAAAGTTGGGAACGCCTTGGCATATGGCTGGGTCTAGGCCTTATCATATATTTTGTATATGGCAAAAAGCACAGCAAGATTAGAAAGGAGTACGAAGAAGGACTCAATAAATAA
- a CDS encoding aminoacyl-histidine dipeptidase, translating into MSQEILMLEPASIWKNFGLLNAVPRASKKEERVIVFIMDFGKSLGLETLRDDTGNVVIRKPASAGMENRKGIVLQSHLDMVHQKNNDTVFDFDNEGIKMFVDGDWVKAEGTTLGADNGLGVATIMAILESTTIAHPAIDALFTVDEETGMTGAFGLQGGMLHGEILLNLDTEDDNEIDIGCAGGIDVTAIKTYSSDPVLNGYVPLTITVKGLNGGHSGMEIHKGLGNANKIMNRILYDTYAKYGLRISEIKGGGLRNAIPRESVAKVMVPDTKVNLFKDELLVLINAIVLEYKTVDPGLQIQIEDSEHIPVTVLPVDIQENLIKAIYAAPNGVYRMSNDFDNLVETSNNIANIEVREGKIAVKCLTRSSVESAKYDLANALKSTFELMGAEVSFAGDYPGWNPNPNSEILSLLTRIYERQHDTQPKVVACHAGLECGILGRNYPKMDMISFGPTILGAHSPAERVSIASVQKFWKFILEILENIPNK; encoded by the coding sequence ATGAGTCAAGAAATATTGATGTTGGAACCAGCTTCGATCTGGAAGAACTTTGGCCTGTTGAACGCGGTGCCAAGGGCTTCGAAGAAGGAGGAAAGAGTTATTGTATTCATTATGGATTTTGGTAAATCTCTAGGTCTAGAGACCTTAAGGGATGACACTGGAAATGTGGTCATTAGGAAGCCTGCGTCTGCTGGAATGGAAAATAGAAAGGGTATTGTTTTGCAGTCGCACTTAGATATGGTACATCAGAAAAATAATGACACTGTATTTGATTTTGATAATGAGGGGATTAAAATGTTTGTGGATGGTGATTGGGTGAAGGCCGAAGGAACAACTTTAGGTGCGGATAATGGACTCGGCGTAGCGACTATCATGGCCATTCTTGAATCAACTACTATAGCACACCCTGCTATTGATGCCTTATTTACAGTAGACGAAGAGACGGGGATGACAGGTGCCTTTGGTTTACAAGGAGGGATGTTGCATGGTGAAATCCTACTGAACTTAGATACTGAGGATGATAATGAGATTGATATTGGTTGTGCTGGAGGGATTGATGTCACGGCAATCAAAACGTACAGTTCTGACCCTGTATTGAACGGATATGTGCCGCTAACGATTACCGTAAAGGGATTGAATGGCGGTCATTCCGGAATGGAAATACATAAGGGCCTTGGTAATGCCAATAAGATTATGAACCGGATACTTTACGATACATATGCTAAATATGGATTACGTATATCCGAGATCAAGGGAGGAGGTCTTAGGAATGCGATTCCGCGGGAAAGCGTTGCAAAAGTAATGGTGCCCGATACAAAAGTGAATTTATTTAAGGACGAACTGCTTGTATTGATTAATGCAATAGTTCTCGAATATAAGACGGTAGATCCTGGTCTACAGATCCAGATCGAGGATAGTGAACATATCCCAGTGACCGTACTGCCGGTGGATATACAAGAAAACCTGATTAAGGCAATATATGCTGCGCCGAATGGCGTGTATAGAATGAGTAATGATTTTGATAATCTGGTCGAAACTTCTAATAATATCGCGAATATTGAGGTGCGCGAGGGTAAGATAGCTGTGAAGTGCCTAACTAGATCGTCTGTTGAGTCGGCAAAGTACGATTTAGCGAATGCGCTAAAGTCTACTTTTGAATTGATGGGTGCGGAGGTGAGCTTTGCCGGTGACTATCCTGGGTGGAATCCTAATCCCAATTCCGAGATTTTGAGCTTACTGACTCGAATATATGAACGTCAGCATGACACGCAACCAAAAGTAGTCGCTTGCCATGCCGGGCTAGAATGTGGTATCCTTGGTCGGAATTATCCAAAAATGGATATGATATCTTTCGGACCGACGATATTGGGTGCACACTCACCTGCGGAACGCGTTTCAATTGCTTCTGTTCAGAAATTCTGGAAATTTATACTGGAAATCTTGGAAAATATTCCGAATAAGTGA
- a CDS encoding sugar O-acetyltransferase, with protein sequence MKSSKELMLASDPYRAMGNELFLERQHAKTELHAYNCLAPAKVRERNQILKKLLGSTGSRFFIEPPFHCDYGYNIQLGENFYANYNCTILDGAKVSIGDNVMFGPNVNLYTAGHPIHFEPRNEGWEYALPIIIGANVWVGGNTVINPGITIGENTVIGSGSVITKDIPANVIAVGNPCRVLRPITDEDKKYYYKNRPF encoded by the coding sequence ATGAAATCTTCAAAGGAATTAATGCTGGCTTCCGACCCCTATCGCGCAATGGGAAATGAGCTATTTTTAGAACGTCAGCATGCCAAAACAGAGTTACATGCATACAACTGCCTCGCTCCTGCCAAAGTACGCGAGCGCAATCAGATTTTGAAAAAACTACTGGGCAGTACTGGATCAAGATTTTTCATAGAGCCCCCATTTCATTGTGATTATGGCTACAACATTCAGCTTGGCGAAAATTTTTATGCAAACTACAATTGTACCATTTTAGATGGCGCCAAAGTCAGCATTGGCGACAATGTAATGTTTGGCCCCAATGTCAACCTTTACACGGCTGGGCATCCTATTCACTTTGAGCCCCGCAATGAGGGGTGGGAATATGCACTACCCATAATCATTGGCGCCAATGTATGGGTAGGTGGCAATACAGTCATCAATCCCGGCATTACAATCGGGGAGAATACTGTCATTGGATCTGGATCGGTTATCACGAAAGATATACCCGCTAACGTCATCGCTGTCGGGAATCCATGCCGTGTTCTGCGTCCAATTACAGACGAAGACAAAAAATATTACTACAAAAACAGACCCTTTTAA
- a CDS encoding 2'-5' RNA ligase family protein, producing the protein MESKHYSLVFQPCSRSMALVRHLKDALAGIIGWYNSKNSEAHITILEFNATDAELTLIKRKLKQLADSERPDFVYLDKYDAFPQNGAFFIAPTAYSKDYLRDITKRFANSLNVKNSASTNPHMSIARKLNQEKLAIALERFESISINFFCDRVVLRIFDEGSSQYRFADEFKFRSEPRNQAIQTRLELN; encoded by the coding sequence ATGGAAAGTAAACATTATTCGCTGGTATTCCAGCCTTGTTCTCGTTCTATGGCGTTGGTCCGACACTTAAAGGATGCCCTAGCTGGCATAATCGGCTGGTATAATAGTAAGAATTCTGAAGCGCATATTACGATCCTCGAATTCAATGCGACGGATGCGGAACTGACTTTGATTAAACGTAAACTCAAACAATTGGCAGATTCCGAGCGCCCCGATTTTGTGTATTTGGATAAATATGATGCTTTCCCACAAAATGGAGCTTTTTTTATTGCGCCAACGGCTTATTCTAAAGACTATCTAAGGGATATTACCAAACGCTTTGCCAACTCATTGAACGTCAAAAATTCGGCTAGTACTAATCCTCATATGAGTATTGCTCGAAAGCTAAACCAAGAAAAATTGGCGATTGCGTTGGAGCGTTTTGAGAGCATTAGCATTAACTTCTTTTGTGATCGTGTGGTGCTTCGGATTTTTGATGAGGGCTCAAGTCAGTATCGTTTTGCAGATGAATTTAAGTTTAGAAGCGAACCTCGTAACCAAGCAATCCAAACGAGATTGGAGCTTAATTAG